A stretch of Phoenix dactylifera cultivar Barhee BC4 chromosome 16, palm_55x_up_171113_PBpolish2nd_filt_p, whole genome shotgun sequence DNA encodes these proteins:
- the LOC103708291 gene encoding probable pyridoxal 5'-phosphate synthase subunit PDX2 produces the protein MAVGVLALQGSFNEHITALRRIGVKGVEIRKPEQLNNVDALIIPGGESTTMAKLADCHNLFPAMREFVSTGKPVWGTCAGLILLADKAVGQKLGGQELIGGLDCTVHRNFFGSQLQSFETLLSVPKLAEKEGGPDSFRGVFIRAPAILEAGPDVEVLADCPVPSDDVRTIVPTDEGKKERVIVAVRQGNLLGTAFHPELTSDSRWHSFFLNMGKETGERSLECMSAPGWYLEDRPGKRPRDLPIFQ, from the exons ATGGCGGTCGGCGTCCTCGCACTGCAGGGTTCTTTTAACGAACACATAACAG CGCTGAGGAGAATCGGGGTCAAGGGAGTGGAGATAAGGAAGCCGGAGCAGCTGAATAACGTGGACGCCCTCATCATCCCTGGCGGCGAGAGCACCACCATGGCCAAGCTCGCCGATTGCCACAACCTG TTTCCTGCAATGCGGGAGTTTGTAAGCACTGGAAAGCCTGTGTGGGGGACTTGTGCTGGACTCATTTTGTTGGCAGACAAGGCAGTTG GGCAGAAGTTGGGAGGACAAGAGCTTATTGGAGGGCTGGACTGCACTGTCCATCGAAATTTCTTTGGCAGCCAG cttcagagctTTGAAACTCTACTGTCAGTGCCTAAGCTTGCAGAGAAAGAAGGGGGTCCTGATAGCTTCCGTGGAGTGTTTATACGTGCCCCAGCCATCCTAGAAGCAGGACCAGATGTTGAAGTACTAGCTGATTGTCCTGTTCCTTCTGATGATGTAAGGACTATAGTACCTACTGATGAAGGCAAGAAG GAGAGAGTGATCGTTGCGGTAAGGCAAGGGAACTTGCTTGGAACGGCTTTTCAccctgagttgacttctgactCTCGGTG GCACAGTTTCTTTTTAAACATGGGAAAAGAGACGGGTGAAAGGAGCCTCGAATGCATGTCTGCACCTGGGTGGTATTTAGAAGATCGTCCAGGGAAAAGGCCTCGTGATCTTCCCATATTTCAGTGA
- the LOC103698896 gene encoding probable histone acetyltransferase HAC-like 1, with translation MVMEPVEHHLQLIMRSLPNHSPLLHNFTSFSSLNTMVPTTGIPHNGGTNSGVSSAAENSDITASGAGIGIANMGNLLPTGNGLTDGASFNAFNGPISNGYQHPPANAAFGSGGNSISMASMGIPRQLRQMVPTPGFSNLQAVSMNSGCSSGIGLSSIESSVAPLSQQPKQYVGSQNSHILHHIGGQIGAAVRSNLQQKPSVYGFTNGLMNGGLGLIGSNMQLGNGLVASEGHISTAHYGSSPKPIPQHFDQQHH, from the exons ATGGTGATGGAGCCAGTTGAGCACCATTTGCAATTGATAATGAGGAGTTTACCAAACCACAGCCCTTTGTTGCATAATTTcacatctttctcttctctgaaTACAATGGTTCCAACAACTGGTATACCCCATAATGGCGGCACAAATTCTGGAGTTTCTTCTGCAGCAGAAAACTCTGATATTACAGCCAGTGGTGCTGGTATAGGCATTGCCAACATGGGTAACTTATTACCAACTGGAAATGGCTTAACTGATGGTGCCTCCTTCAATGCATTTAATG GACCAATATCTAATGGGTACCAGCACCCACCTGCCAATGCTGCCTTTGGTTCTGGTGGAAACAGTATATCAATGGCTTCAATGGGTATCCCACGACAACTAAGGCAAATGGTACCAACTCCTGGGTTTAGTAATCTACAGGCAGTGTCCATGAACTCTGGATGCTCCAGTGGAATTGGGCTTTCCAGCATTGAGTCCAGTGTGGCTCCACTGTCGCAGCAACCAAAGCAGTATGTTGGAAGTCAAAACAGCCATATATTGCATCATATTGGAGGCCAAATTGGTGCTGCTGTGAGGTCTAATTTGCAGCAGAAGCCTTCAGTGTATGGGTTTACAAATGGACTTATGAATGGTGGGTTAGGGTTAATTGGGAGTAACATGCAGCTGGGAAATGGGCTTGTGGCATCAGAGGGCCACATTAGTACAGCTCATTATGGTAGCTCTCCAAAACCTATACCGCAGCACTTTGATCAGCAACATCACTGA